The Castanea sativa cultivar Marrone di Chiusa Pesio chromosome 4, ASM4071231v1 sequence gCTGAGTCAAATTAGGTTCAGTGTAACTAAAGGAATCATTGATAGCTTGCAAAGATTCCATATTTGCCAACTTACACTTGGAAAATATGGTGGTCTCATTTCATCATTTCtatagaatgaaaaaaaatgactatttcattcaagtaagaaaaaaatgcgaaaacaccattttggtccctacattttggggtcatagtcaatttggtctctacattttggtagcaatcaatttggtccttgCTATTTTCAACTTGcggtcaatttagtctctactTTTAACTTAGTAACGGAAAATGCATATCTGGCTAACAGTATGCACAGTTGACACATTTGATACTAACGTGGCAAATAAATTAATAGAAATGatgtttaataaatattttaaaactccACATTGGCATTTTCCcctaattttactaaaaataattttaattttaatttcacaattttaaagatgaaaaataaaaatagaagtctcaaattttctttgcatcttcGTGTACtctcttggcaaccaaacacaaaaatgcaAATATTAGATTAGTACatcaacacaaacccatttCATTTAAGACCACCTTTAAACCCGTAGTTTACCCCTCACAATCTCAATTACAAATGTAAACAACCAAGACTACAGCCAACAGACCCACTCTCTGTTATCACCAAACCAATTTTGAGACTAGAAAACCCCACACGCCAATTAGAGCCAAGGTTACCAGATTAAAGAGGGATATAGCAAAAGCTTAGGGATGCGGGTTCAGGGTTCTGGGTTTGTGCCGCTGCCGTTCCTACCTTGCGCTGTCACCAACCACCAAACCCCATCGCTAAATGGAGATCTCATCACAGCCACCAAATGATCAAGTTTGTTTCCTTTTTAatggattttcttttggttgttaGGGTTTGGAAAATGGGGTTTTGAGGTTGATTTTAGATTCCCTGGGTTTGgtgttttgatttggttttttgaGGTTTCAAAGGGATATTTGGCCACCAAATTATCTGGAttttttgtaaacaaatttAGCTAGACTTGTCTCCATCAAAGCCATAGGATTGGACTCAACACAAAGATACCAACCTGAAATGAGAGGTTTTCCATCTGggtttgttcttgttctttttctttttcttttttggtttctgTTTGGTTACCAAGAAAGTTTGTTGggaataattttttgaaattttttgtattctAAAATTCCAATTTCTTATTGGCTATTTCTAATCAGGATGTTTCTCTATTGTATAGAGGTGAGATGTTGTGGAATATATTCATGAATTCAAGGATTTaagatagaaaaataaagaaggtgATTTTGTGTTTGGGAGCCATGAAAATCTAagattcctaattttttttttctactgcaaaataaaaataaaaataaaaataaaaattatttttattaaaattgggGGAAAATGCCAAcgtagaattttaaaatatttattaaacattatttttattaatttatttgtcacGTCAATATCAAATGTGCTTAATGTGCACACTGTTAGCCACGTATGCATTTTTCGTTACTAAGTTAACgatagggactaaattgactgcAAGTTGAAAATAGCAATGACCAAATTGACTTCTACCAAAATGTAAGAACCAAATTAACTatgaccccaaaatgtaggaGACCAGAATGGTGTTTTCGCCAAGAAAagtcatttaaataatatagtttTTATAAGTGAAAATGATGTTTAGTTGAGTGACTTGTTAAGCCTAAGTTATTTGTATGATACTGCATTAAGAAATTAAACTATCAAATTAGCATTAATTCCTACATTTCAGcactaattttcaattttcaaccaGTGTAGCCTTCATCTGCTTGTTggtaaaataattataaaaaccGAAACATATAGTAAAAGATGCACAGTCTGTTTGATTGGAAGACAATGAAACTAAAATGGAGGTGCTAAACCTAACTATGATAATGCTCTATAGCCCGTGCTTTACTTCATACAACAATACCAAACGAATCTTAAGTccaattaatgttttttttgctgaaagttgATTAAAATAtagttgcaagttgcaactaAAAATAACAAGGATAGGTCTATTTCCATTGTTTCTCggaatgtaattttttttttctcactatgTGCGTGGCCTGACGATGGCCTATCCTTTGTGATTGGAATGATCGATcactatattttcttttcctccttAGGTGTTATATTCAAAAGTTGGAGATGGTTTAGAGCCCtcctttatttttcatatatatatatatatatatatatatatatatatatatatatatatataacctaaaAGTAATGAGGTATAAAAATAATGTAcgtaaaaaaagaatttgaaaaattaaaagagaaaatagtACCCttcttctagatttttttttttttttttggataaacaccTTTCTTCTAGAAAGTCGGCTACCTATTATGGAATTAGTCTTTTCCTGATTCTTGAGGGAACATTGGCTCCTAACTATTTGAATATATTAAGGACACCACTTGTACTTAGAAGTTAAACCATCATAACCAAAATTCTGGATAGGCAGTGATTTTGCGCTACATGTTTTCACACTACACCGCAATTTATGCTTGACTACTTTGATTGTTGCATGCATAATAGGGTAGTTAAGCACATATAACGGACATTCACAGTTTGGGCAAATGAAAAATCAGCTTTAATTAGTTATAGTTATTGTTAAAGTAGCTGTTTGTGATTGTGTAATTTGTGTGTGATACTTGAATGATAAGCGGCAGTGATTTCGCATTGCTGGTCTTCACGCTTGACCTCAATCTATGCTTGACCACTTTGATTGTTGCATGCATGATAGGGTAGTTAAGCACATATAACAGACATCCACAATTTGGGCAAATGAAAATCAGGTTTAGTTattgaagaggataaaataggagacggatCGCTTCTTGAAACATGACGGTACGGTATTGACATGTGGATGGTCGACAGGTTGATGTTACAAGGACACATAGTAGACGGTTGTAACATCTGACCTCTGTTTGTGTTGATTAGGCTTTAAGGATTCCTAACTGGAATCAACTTGCATCTCATGATAAATCTAATAgggctttgcttgatctccacgcaAACGTGAATAAGGAGAGTTCTTGTGTCACACGTttaaccataatcaaaagactcctataaggaaaagaactctataaggTATGCAGAATCGAAGAGGTgctatcctaaaaggaaagggcttcctggccaaggcatggatgttaaccctacactaatataaataccccaaaaccctcataaatcaaggtacacattattgactcaactctggtactttagggttgtgagaaaagttctaacttgaccttcggagggtttttggccggcaccacaccggtgctctctgttaggtcttctctctttttgttttgcagGTGTTGTCGCGGTTCAAGAGTACGTgtagcttactggtgattttttcggcatcatcagttggcgccgtctgtggggagaAGCGATTGATCAACCTTGGCTTTATCCCTAAGACAAAAAATTGCATGGTACTCACCCGATCAATGGCAACAGCCAACAATCAGGGCGACGAACTGCACGCCACTGCCTTGGAGAAGCAAGTCCAAACGCTCGCAGCAACGGTCGAACACCTAACCAAGCAAAATCATGATTTGGAGGAGCAGTTGCGACAAAGGAATGCACATCTTGGCACAAAAGAGGAGGACCAGGAAGGAACGAGTGCCGAAAGGAGAAATCAGGAAGGACCCGAAGGTAGCCATGCTCCGAGCAGACCGGAGAGGCAAGACACCAACCGACCATCTTTCTCGGACGCTCTCCCTCCTCACGTAGCCGctgagatgcagatgatgagggaacggatggatgtgatgatgaatgccCTCAAGGGTCAAGTATCCAGCGACCTCGATGACTTGGTCCAACGAAccgattcgcctttcacagcacTTGTtagttcatgcccccttcccccAAAGTTTCGTATGCCTTAGGTGGAGAGTTATGACGGGTCCAAGGACCTCTTAGATCACCTAGAATCTTTCAAGACCATGATACACCTTCAAGGTGTGCCGGATGAGATCATGTGCAAGGCCTTCCCCACTACACTGAAAGGACCTACGAGGTTATGGTACAGCAAACTGACGCCGAATTCGATCAACACTTTCAAGGAGTTAGGCGCTCAATTCGTTTCACACTTTATTGGAGGCCACCGATACATGAAGTCCACAGCCTGTTTGATGAGTATTAAGCAACGGGAAGACGAGACGCTAAGGTCATACATATCCCGATTCAACAAAGAGGCTCTCTCGATAGACAAGGCGGACGACAAGATACTGGTAGCAGCTTTCACAAACGGGACGCGAAAAGTTCTTATTCTCCTTATATAAGAATGAGCCGAAGGCAATGTTAGATGTGCTCTATAGGGCAACaaagtacatgaacgcagaaGATGCATTGCTTGCCCGAGAAGAAAAACCTAGGaaaagggaaaggcaggaagACGCACGATCAGATAGAGGACGAAAGATGGCTATAACTGGAGAGCGACAGGAAGATCGAGGATCCAAACCACCCACAGGTAGGTTCACGAACTTCACCCCTCTCACTGCCCCGATCGACCAAGTATTAATGCAAATTAAAGATGAAGGAGCCCTGACGTTCCCTGGCAAGATgaagggagatcctaacaagaggCCAAAGGACAGATACTGCCATTTTCATCGCGATCATGGCCACGACACGGCGGATTTTTATGACTTAAAACAGCAAATTGAAGTCCTtattaggcaaggaaggttgcagaggttcgtaagGAAGGAAAGAATAGACCAACCCCAGGAGCAAGCCCCCTGACGGGAAAACAAGCGTTCAAGACCACTTGTaggagacatacggatgattgtagggggcactacTTCTGTAGGGTTGTCCAAAAAGGCCCGAAAAACATACTTGCGGAtggttcaaagcgtccagtTGACAGGTTCCTCACCAAAAATGGCGCGACTCGATAACCCTAGCATCGGGTTTTCGGAAGAAGATGAacgacgccttcaccacccacatgacgacgcaCTTGTCGTTAGTATACGGGCAGGGGACTACAATATGCATCAAGTTTTGGTTGATAACAGCAGCTCGGCGGATATTCTCCACTACCCTGcattccagcagatggggattggtAGAGAGCAACTGGTCCCAAAAAATGCACCCCTCGTTGGCTTCGGAGGGACAAGAGTCTACCCTTTAGGCGTCATCACGTTGTCTGAAACGGTCGAGGATTACccacagcaaataaccaaggatgtggTTTTTCTTGTGGTCAACTGCTCTTCTGCCTATAACGCCATCCTTGCAcggcccactctcaatgcatggaaggctgtaACCTCGACCTACCATCTAATGGTCTAATTCCCCACTGAATATGGAGTTGGAGAGCTGCGCGGAAATTAGGTGGCTGCACGGGAATGCTACgtcgccatgatggaaatggacgACCACTTACAAGCAATGAATATCGAGGAATAGCGAACGGTAGCAGAACCAGTGAAAAAGTTAGAAGAAGTACACCTAGATGATTCTAGGCCCAAACGGACCACAAGAATCGGCACCTTGGCCAGCCAAACAGTCCGACAAGCGCTTGCATTATTCCTAaaggaaaaccaagatgtttttgcatggagtcacgaggacatgccgaGGATAGACTCGTCGATCATGGTTCACAGGTTGAATGTGTCACCCTCTTTCTCTCCTGTCCGACAGAAGAAACGAGTGTTCGCCCCTGAGcgagatcgagccatagcaGAAGAAGTACGGAAGCTACAAGAAGCAGACTTCATACGTGAGGTGTACTACCCCGATTGgttggaaaatgtagtaatggtcaagaaagccaatgggaagtggagaatgtgtgttgacttcacagatctgaatagggcctgccctaaggatagttacccactcccacgtATTGACACCCTagtagactccaccgcaagacatgaactctTGAGCTTTATGGATGCCTTCTCCAGctacaaccaaattaaattggataagGTTAATCAGGAGAAAACCTCGTTCGTAATGAGTCAGGGGcttttctgctacaaagtaatgcctttcgggcttaaaacgcaggagccacatatcagagattgatgaacaagatgttcacgcaccaaattggcagaaacgtgTAGGTTTACAtagatgatatgctggtaaaaAGCGTGCGGGAGTCCGATCACATGAGGGACCTCTAGGAGACTTTCGACACTTTTCGATCATACAAAATGAAGTTGAATCCGAGTAAATGTACGTTCAGAGTAACtgtaggaaaattcttaggattcatggtatcccaaagggaCACTGAGATCAACCTAGAGAAGGTGAAGGCGATAATGGAACTagctcctccaaggacggtaaaAGAAGTACAAAGTTTGAATGACAAGATAGCAGCTGTGAATAGATTCATATCAAGggcgacggacaaatgcctcccctTCTTTCGCACGCTGAGAAGATCATTTGAATGGACAAacgagtgccaaaaggcatttgaagatttaaagGGGTATCTCTTCGCTCCACCACTGCTCAGCCCATCTATGTcgggggaagaattgttcctaTACCTTGCCGTCTCTTCAGCAGCCGTCAATGCGGATCTtattagagaagaagataagataCAAAGGTCCGTATATGTCACAAGCCGGGTACTGAAAGGAGCAAAAGAAAGGTACCCTCAgatggagaaactcgccttcgcaTTAGTAACCGCGGCACGGAAGctcaaaccatactttcaagcacataccataaatgtCATGACAGATAAACCCTTATGAAGAGCAATGAATTGCCCCGAAGCTGCCGGACGGATGGCATTGTGGGCAATTGAGCTGAGTCAGTTCGACATTCGGTATCAACCACGAGCGGTTGTGAAGGGACAGGTattagcagatttcatcgcTGAGTTCACCATCATAAAAAATCACGGGGCAAAGGAGACTCCCTTATGGAAAATCTATACGAACGGATCTTCCAATAGACATGTTGGAGGGGCCGGAGTGGTACTtcacaccccggaaggagataagatcgaaTGTATGATCCGTCTAGATTTCTCTACCACCAATAACGAGGCAGAATATGAAACCTTAATAGCAGGACTGGACCTCGCGATAGCCGCAGGAGCTAAGGGTATGATCATATACTCTGATTCTCAAGTTGTGATCAGTCAGGTTGATGGGAGCTACGAGTGCAAGaatgaaagaatgaagaggtatctcgaggaagtgaagggtcgagcAAACAATCTCCAGATCAAGTTGGTTCAAATCCCAAGATAAGAGAACAAAGATGCCGACCGACTCGTAAAAGTAGCTTCAGCAGAACCTATGATCATCCCCGACCAAGTATTATCTTTTGTCCAACtatcatcattattagatggcACTCGCATGCCGGAGGTAAGTAGTGAGCATTGTTGGATGGCTCCGATAATGGCGTATCTCAAGGACTGCAAACTGCTAAACAACAAAGAGGTCGCaagaaagttgaaggttaaagctgcccGGTTCGTTTTAATTAAGGAtgtcctatacaaaagaggattctcccgaccttACCTAAGATGCCTCGACCACGACGAAGCAGACTACGTCATGAGGgaagtccatgaaggagtttACGGAAACCATTCTGGATTTAGGTCtttggtgcacaagctactccgtgCAGGATATTACTGAccaacaatgcagaaggatgccaaCACATACGTCAGGGCCTGCGACAAGTGCCAATGATTTGGCAATCTCATAAGGCAACTAACGGAAGAGCTCACCCCTATGACGGCtccatggccattcgcacaatggggattagacatcatgggcccGTTCCCAACAGCGGTAAAGCAGTTGAAGTTCTTAGTAGTTGgcattgattacttcaccaaatgggtggaagcagagaCTTTGGCCACTATCATGGAGAAGAATATCCgaagttttgtatggagaaatattatttgcAGGTATGGTATTCCGAGGGTACTGGTTTCGGACAACGGaaaacaattcgacaacgacgcatttagagacttttgttcccagcttgggatcaagaatcactactcgtcacctGCCCACCCGCAGGCCAATggacaggttgaagtcacgaaccggtccttgctCAAGATTATCAAGGCCAAGCTCAAGGGGGCAAAGGCATATGGTCGGACGAATTACCAAGCATTTTATGGGCGTACAGGACAACGGCGAGAACACTGACAGGGgaaacaccgtttcgattggcgtatggtagTGAGGCcgtcataccggcagaagtggggCTAACAAGTTACGGGGTGGAAAACTACGACGAGAACAAAAATGACGAAGCCATGCATTTGCAGCTCGATCTTATGGACGAAGTCAGGGCCACAGCGGAGTAGAGACTAGCGCGATACCAGGACCTGATggcaaagcattacaactccaaggtcagGCACAGGGACTCCCAGGTGAGAGATCTGGTTTTAAGAAAGGTACTCGGCGCTACAAAAGATGCCTCCCAAAggaagctaggacctaactgggaaggaccatataggatcatttcatggcataggaagtGAACGTACTACTTAGAGACACTAGACAGAAAAAAGCTAAGTCACCtatggaacacggagcacctgaagaaataCCACCAGTAGGCGAAACACAAAGACGACAGCATCATTTacctcctcatttccagtttatcttttagtttttatttcctacaaGTACTTTTAGAGCCAAATGgcgtttttctttttctttttttttatgaacaatattcTACCTATCCATTATAACaagaggagtttattcagaGCATATGGAATATATTTGctcaaaatctaccaagtccacacagtggacggatcatccaagaaagatgaaagtttaacaagtccacacagtggacggatcatccaagaaggatgaaaatatatGGTCCACACattggacggatcatccaagaaggatgaaaatttatcaagtccacatagtggacagaacatccaagaaggatgaaagtCTACAATGTCCATGATGTGGATGGATCATCCCAGGAtggataaaaatttatcaagtccacataatggacggCTCATCCAAGAGGGATAAAAACCTGCCAAGTCCATGATTTGGACGGGTCATCCCAAGAGGGATGAAAACctaccaagtccacacagtggacgggtCATCCTCTCAAGGACGAAATgtacaagtccacaaaatggacagATCATCCTCTCAAGGATGAATATGTGAGTCcaaaaagtggacggatcatcctctCAAGGATGAAATAGTTAAATTATGAGGCGGACGGACCTCACAAGTGAACGATAACTCAATTGTACATACAAGTCCA is a genomic window containing:
- the LOC142633005 gene encoding uncharacterized protein LOC142633005 encodes the protein MARLDNPSIGFSEEDERRLHHPHDDALVVSIRAGDYNMHQVLVDNSSSADILHYPAFQQMGIGREQLVPKNAPLVGFGGTRVYPLGVITLSETVEDYPQQITKDVVFLVVNCSSAYNAILARPTLNAWKAVTSTYHLMV
- the LOC142633007 gene encoding uncharacterized protein LOC142633007 — translated: MTAPWPFAQWGLDIMGPFPTAVKQLKFLVVGIDYFTKWVEAETLATIMEKNIRSFVWRNIICRTTARTLTGETPFRLAYGSEAVIPAEVGLTSYGVENYDENKNDEAMHLQLDLMDEVRATAE